In Camelina sativa cultivar DH55 chromosome 13, Cs, whole genome shotgun sequence, the genomic window TTGACGGTTCAGTCTTGGAGGTCTAGTGAAATGCTTCGAGTGATAAAAGTCTTTTGCAATTCGGCTTGCGGTCTACCTTCATCTCCAACATCAAATCCAgaaagaacaattaaaaatcatcATCGTTTCATCTAACTCATTTAAATAGTTTCATTTTCATCACTTCGATTGAGTGGATGGACAAAATTgtaattatgaatttttgtttcatcAGTTGTAAACCTAAATCGTTTTCattttataggaaatatttacattcttagcaaaaaaaactagattcgatttattcaaacataaaaattaaatacgtctcaacttttttttttgtttttttgatttatatagAAATCTCGAAGAGATCCACTTTcgatataacaaaacaaaactctacATATCGGAGGATACATCCAACAATCTAAACAAGAAAAGACTAAAGAAGAACCTATATATCTACATGTGCTGTTCTACGGTGAGGCGGAGGCTGAGTCGGAAGAGAGACGAGAAAGCTCGTTCATGAGAAAGATGATGCGAGAGTGGTAATCACGAGCCTGGTCTAAAGATTCAGCTTCAAGCTCGGCTAGCTGAGAACAGAGACGCTCCTCCGCCTCTTCCGCCACCTGCGTCCTCCGCCACAGCTGCAACATCTCTTTCCTCATCTCCTCCACAGCCTTTTCCATCTCTCCGTTCTTCCTCCGTAGCTCCTCCACCTCCGAAGCTGCCACCGTCACATAGTTTCCTCCTTTCCCCattttaaggttttttaaagACTTTTNTtaaagactttttttgtttgtgtctttgagtttctttgtttattgtttgctttgtggtttgttttttggttcttgaacCGTTCCTTATTAATAGACGTCTTTGAGACTGAGGTTTGGTTGTTGTATATGTCTAGGTTCAATGTATCTATCAatattctcttgttcttcttttttttttttttttNNNNNNNNNNNNNNNNNNNNNNNNNNNNNNNNNNNNNNNNNNNNNNNNNNNNNNNNNNNNNNNNNNNNNNNNNNNNNNNNNNNNNNNNNNNNNNNNNNNNNNNNNNNNNNNNNNNNNNNNNNNNNNNNNNNNNNNNNNNNNNNNNNNNNNNNNNNNNNNNNNNNNNNNNNNNNNNNNNNNNNNNNNNNNNNNNNNNNNNNNNNNNNNNNNNNNNNNNNNNNNNNNNNNNNNNNNNNNNNNNNNNNNNNNNNNNNNNNNNNNNNNNNNNNNNNNNNNNNNNNNNNNNNNNNNNNNNNNNNNNNtttttttttttttttttttttttttttttcttgtgagatttttttctttcctctagatcattatttttagttttataattatatatctgaTAATGACGTTGGATCCAAATTGGATCATCTAATTACTAACTTCTGATATTTTAGTGGTACCATGCAATTGGTTTATTTATTGGTTAGAGACAGAATATGTATttagagaagacaaaaaaagaagggatACAAATCAAATACAGTAAAATTTATTGGTTGAGTATAGAATTCTAGTTACTTTAATAATACATAtggaaaattatttataaaatgaaatataatctAACATAAACTAagacatttgtttttttataaaaatatagagtATTTGCAATTTTACaatgaatatttaaataaatgacAGTAGATTTTTAGGCAAATGAATAAGctggattttaaaatttatgttggacaattttacttttttttttaataatctaacTGCTATATATCAATGTTAATTGATCAATCATTTGTGTTATGAGTTATGACTAACATAACCATCCTTACACATTTACACTTGAAAATGACTTTAACTGAAATTTTAATTACCATCGAAATGTCAAGATATTATTTTATCCTCTATAATCTTAGTTCAAAACACTCATGACTAATCGTTAAGCAAAGATTGCAATAATCATATTTTTCGAACAAATTGTCAGATGTGCATGATCAATTTTGAATACGTTTTCTTGGCGAAAACGTTGACTGGacactaaaaatatattattgaaaatttgaaCCACTTGTTTCAAAGGCAAAATACTCGTTGcattaaaaattgaatatagATACAAGTAAACATAGCAATTTCCAACCACCAAACAAACACTACTTTACAAAAAGTAAGATTTGTAAATTAGtatgaagagagaaaagaaaaagttgagcaagattattttggttttcaaatggtATTTGATGGTTCTATACACATGGTTAGCGATTCGGAATCGTATCTCAACGGGTGCTAGAACTCGTTCTTTGGGGACACTTAATTGACTTATATATTATGCATAAAATCTGATGAATCACAAGACCTTATTTTTCTTGCATAGTTGCATGCCTATACCTTGTACATGGTTTGAATGGAGGTTAGTGGCGACTTATATGGAGCTTTAGCTGATCCTGATTCCTTACTAGTCATCTGATACGTACCATTGAAAAGGTAGACTGAAACAAGGTGAGTTCTTCCTTCTGTTACCATGATTCGTCcaaacttgttcttcttctctggcCCTGTTTGGAAAGTTAGTCGCTGCGACAATGAGTAAACTTcctttcagatatttttttatctcttcttcatctcctctaCTTTCTGTCATAGCGatctgaattttaaaaatttttgaatCGCCAATTAAAACAGCGACACAACCCAAAGCTTTTACTTGAAACAGTGACAGTcgctcatttttttcattttatagatcggcaaaaccaaatcaaattgccattgacaaaattttagatctatacttttcttattttttcttctctatatgACACAcctaaattgaaaaaaaaaaaaaaatcaaaactcaaccGTTTTATAAGCAGTCACCGTAAAAAGTCGCACAACAGTGAAACCAACAGGGCCTCTAAAGTTGGTTTAAGTCTCGTGGTCATGGATCTTCTTTGATTTCTAAATATTGTTACAAACTTCCACTtccgttatttttttttttcattctagaaataatttaatatctgcaaatcaataaatttaatattttatcagaaagtatataatatacattaatGAACAATGgagtaaaataatataactaataaaatatatgtactttGTAACTTTATTTATACGTTCCATTCGTCTCAATTCCATTTCCACAAAACTAATGTAAACATTTCTTCCGTTTTGCTATTGTATTCGGTTGTTTATTCCAAAGAATATGGAGAAAACATTTTTTCCACTATTTCTCTTAATTGGTAAAAGGAATGTGGAAACCAATTTCTCACCTTTATCCTTTCCACTAATATATTTCGCCAATTATAGCCGTTAATTTCGAGCACAAAGCCTTGTCGACGTGAACCATATTCCCACTTCATTCTCTGAATTGGACCAATATCTCCGAAAGTCAAGGGCAGTCACGATTTGACAACTATTCTTGTATAGTTAAAGTTACGGCTCCGATGTTTCATTCTTAAATTACTTATGAGCTATTTCTTTATTTGGTGTATATGTAAATGGGTAAACGGAAAACTAAGAAGACTTTGGTCATGAATGGTGTCATAGTGATCAACAAAAATAATGCCGtgcatatgtttctttttttatcatgtttttgTGAATCATGTTTGGACAACAAACCAACCTCAAAAGGTAGGGTGATTCAAGTAAGattcaaaatttcttaaaacttttaaagaaaaaactgaaaaatcataTGCCTTAAATTTATTGAAGGTTCGAATTTGCAGTtgagttaaaatttattttagaattgaggaaaaatttattattattatatttgttaatgTTGAGAATTTTACAATAGGAGCTCAAATCTGGATTCCCTTGGTGAAATCCAAGACTATTTACCGGTTTAGTGAGTCATGGTGACTCTTTTCTTtcgtctttattttattttgtcaaagtGAGGTTAGGGAACGAGttaatcacaaacaaaaccaTGAGTAAAATAATTATGGGTCGAATTTTGAAATcgacttttaaaattaatacgGGAAAACACAGAGTGGCGGGTTGCCAACTGTTGAAATCTTTAGTTGGAATATGCTGATTATGCTCAATGGATACTGATCAGTGATCATTATCTCCttaatatctaattaattaataaatttatccTCATTCATAAAGAAATATCCcaattagattttaaaacaCTCAGTCACGTCACTTTGAGAACCACCGCTATATCTAcgtacataaataaaataagttccAATCATATAATATTGCAAGATCAACATAAAAAAATGGTGAAATAAAAAATACGATGTTTGATAGCATAGTGGTTTAGTGTTCCAACTTCCAAGATCTTTCACTCTCACCGAGTCCAGACCTTTAGGAAGATGGGAGTTTAAAAGAATGGGCCAAGGCCTTATGGCTTGATTTTGTTCATTATCGAAGGTGTCATATGTCCTATGACTTGAGTTAAATTAATCCAAACTTCCAATGTGTGAAAGAAAGAACGGAAGACCGGATCAAGCCAATAACAAAGGATGATCAATGACTCCAATGAAAATAAAGTGATCTATCAAATCCACATTACTGTTCGCATATATTCCTAGAGACTTTTATCTGGACCCGGAAAAAATAATACTGCCCTGCTCTTTCGATGTCAATGTTGATGAGGTCAACTCTTTTTGAATCCTCTTGCTCCAATGAAAATAAAGTGATCTATCAAATCCATAACAAGGAGCATTTTTATGATGATCGATGGAACCGTCATATatgtaaatgcagattctggaacaactcgctgTGAAGAACAAGTCGTTGTGCCTAACAGAGCCTTTTATcaatcaggaagctgcatcagatcacatACGTTCGAGGTGCTGACgtggatgtgtgagctgacgtggcaagatgtgagtggatgtgatgatgtgtcgaATAAAGTTGAtgacttggcattgaagatagagacGAGATTAttcttggagatatgaagaatattctccatAGGAAATTAAGGAGAGGATAAACTTGAGCAGCAAGCAGTTTCCTTATCTTTGgaaatatgaagaatattctctaacaacaaataaggaaaagataaggTTGAGAGcaaacagtttccttatcccttgatacttggagattcgccttctagggtttctcaagtcgtgtatatatattctaggagtaggccacgagacaagttgagcactctagaatattgatacagttgtaaacttcgaagccagaaaaataaggcttagaaggtgtgttcccagttctctgtggcgttaatcagggaggtgattaagtgcgcaaagaattgtttttctttctcttagatctacactggtgagagtttagatagaaaaaagagaaggttgGTTTTCGTCTCTTATAGatacaaagagagagagttgttttttttctcttagatctacacagggtgttgtattagataaaaaaaagaaagtttcagattcattcttagtcgggatCAATCCTATTTTTTAGAAGgtgtgttcccagttctctgtgacgttaatcagggaggtgattaagtgcgcaaaaaattgtttttcttcctcttagatctacactggtgagagtttagatagaaaaaagagaaggttgGTTTTCGTCTCttatagataaaaagagagagggttgttttttttctcttagatctacacagggtgttgtgttagataaaaaagagaaagtttcagattcattcttagtcgggatcaatcctattgggtagaataggttgagtaagggccaagacaaaattgtatcattgtaagagataaattttgttaataagNACATACGTTCGAGGTGCTGACgtggatgtgtgagctgacgtggcaagatgtgagtggatgtgatgatgtgtcgaATAAAGTTGAtgacttggcattgaagatagagacGAGATTAttcttggagatatgaagaatattctccatAGGAAATTAAGGAGAGGATAAACTTGAGCAGCAAGCAGTTTCCTTATCTTTGgaaatatgaagaatattctctaacaacaaataaggaaaagataaggTTGAGAGcaaacagtttccttatcccttgatacttggagattcgccttctagggtttctcaagtcgtgtatatatattctaggagtaggccacgagacaagttgagcactctagaatattgatacagttgtaaacttcgaagccagaaaaataaggcttagaaggtgtgttcccagttctctgtggcgttaatcagggaggtgattaagtgcgcaaagaattgtttttctttctcttagatctacactggtgagagtttagatagaaaaaagagaaggttgGTTTTCGTCTCTTATAGatacaaagagagagagttgttttttttctcttagatctacacagggtgttgtattagataaaaaaaagaaagtttcagattcattcttagtcgggatCAATCCTATTTTTTAGAAGgtgtgttcccagttctctgtgacgttaatcagggaggtgattaagtgcgcaaaaaattgtttttcttcctcttagatctacactggtgagagtttagatagaaaaaagagaaggttgGTTTTCGTCTCttatagataaaaagagagagggttgttttttttctcttagatctacacagggtgttgtgttagataaaaaagagaaagtttcagattcattcttagtcgggatcaatcctattgggtagaataggttgagtaagggccaagacaaaattgtatcattgtaagagataaattttgttaataagattgaagagaaaagcgttggcttgcgcgttccaagtgtatatcagtgtgttgtgtgtctctatacctttacaataTATACTCCGTTAGAACTTAGAACACAATCATTACGTTAAGTAGGCCTTGACATATTATCTTGACCCAAAACCCGAAGAAAGATCCGAACTAATtcaaattaaatgtaaaaatgcaTTTATAGGATTCAAACCCTATACCTTTAACATTTAAGAGTGCATCTTAAACCACTTTGCTATTTATTTCCTTTGTCTTATatgaaactttaaatatttatatatatacatgtgttttaaaatttataaaaagataaaaattagttttttttcataatttgtttgAGTTTGGGTATACCCGAATTACCGGACCACAATGTCCAGGCTATAACCCAAAAGTATCTTCACTACTCACTACAAAATTGGCCGCAACTCATcaatcataaataatatatactatcatcatcacatcattcagaactaaaaaggaaaactaatatcaaaaataaaggAGAAAACAGATCCGAATTGAGTTCATCCCATAACATTGAATCGGTTACTGTatataagccaaaaaaaaaaatgcaaaatacgATCAAGATATTTGTAATTCCCTGATTTAAATAGAAGTTCTTTTATTACCTTCGTGCTACAATTTTTGACAATGAACTCTAGACAGTTCTTGTTGCGAGTCATGCAGCCTAGTAGAAAAAACAGTGAAATCTCGTTTGCAAGCCGAACTCTCTAAGAGGATAGTGTATTCCATAGGAACTATTTAAGGCAAGAAGATACAAgttacataatatataacttaaacCTCATTGTCTTCAGATTCGTAAGATCAGGCTCATAAGTTGACTTTGAGCAAGAGGATTCAAAAAGAGTTTACCTCATCAACATTGACATCGAAAGAGCAAGgcagtattatttttttactcatttTCATTGTCTCATCTACTCAAGTCATTCTTTTTAAGCTAATACTTAGCTAACACCCCCAAAGGATCTCTTACTCGTTATCAAATCCTCATTGGCTACAAAATGTACAAACCTCAATGTGTTAAGATTCAAAAACTCATACTTAAGACTCGCCAACAATAAGATAATACATCAAAAGAGCAAAACAATACTCATACATATTGTATCTTTACTCGATTTATAGAAAACATTATCAGAGAACTTCGGAAAGATGAATAAACTACCAAGTATCCAAACCTTATCACCTTTGGAAATTTGGAATCACTTGTAGTGAAGCAAGAGCACCCAAGAAAAGCCTTTAACGAGAGATGAAGGAATCTTGTTGTTCGATGGTGCATGGGGTTTCTTGAGCGATATACTACTTCAAAGATATGCAAAGATGGGTTTTTGGGAGAGAGAAGGCGAAAATTTTTAGTAGCCCATATGAGTTTCGTCGGAGAAGTAAAAGAAgagcaaagaaaataaaaatgaagacaagaagagtagaagagaagaaagagaggaaacgaagaagaaataGGAGGAGACACAATTGTTAATCTCCcaattcctatttgttgtataataggaaagttgcTAACCCTAGGGGTTgggcaattgatataaataccgAGAAGGCGCTTCATGAAGACTTGCGCGCTTCAAGGTAGTTtcgagagatgcacacaagatgtgtggtgtCGCCCCATCAACAAGATtgagagatcttttgatggtattCATCTAGAAAAGAATGGTAGGCATAATAGTGCTTGTATCATATGCAGTTGTAATTgctatcttgttctagtggattTGTTCTGGACTAGGTCTCGGGGATGTAGGAAAAACTGAACCCGgttaacaaagcttgtgtgTTATTTAGTTTATGCTCATACAAACAAGAAATAGATCTTAACATCAATTTGGAATCAAGTTAAAGTTGTGAGGTTTGATGATAGTCTACTCAGAACTAAGATGTCTGGATCTAATGGTGTGGTACTTCAAGTGAAAGACATTGGTTTGAGCGAGGAAAGAGAGGGAGTATATGAAGATTCTAAGAGAGCTCATGAGTTGATTAAGGGGGAGCTTAAAGATGATCGTTAGAGTTTTGGAGCTGAATTTGAGCTTGCCAGTGATTTGGGGATTTGGAGAGGCATAGTGTTTGAAGTTGGGTCAATGAAGATGAATCACGAGACAACAAAATGATTAGCTATAGTTTTTATCTCTAAAGCTACGTTCATTAGAATGAGGAGATTACATGGGCTGGCTCTTTTGGTTATGCTTTGAGGTTTGATGGTGAGAAGCTAAATCTCTTGTCTTGCGATTTGAAAAGGACAAGAGCTTGTTCATATTCTTGTTCAAAGCAAAGAGGAAGGGATTTTTGTTCTTGATACAGCTAACAATGGCTCTTGCCATGAGAAAGATTGATGAATAAAGGATGAGCCTATGTAATATGGTTCTTAAGGATGTCGATGTGCTGGTAGAATGATCAGGACGAAGTTTGATACACCTCTTAATCAAGAAAAGAAGCTCAGAGGAAGGATAATGAAGAAAGTTTCAGGTTTTGAAGGCAGTTTTCAGTATCAGATTTGACTCTTTCATCCTCATTTGTTTTGGCTACAGACCTTGGATTTTAGCTCTGAAAGATGTTCTGAAAAGTTGAGAGCGAGATCTTTTTAAAGAACTAAAGATCACCTTCTGGTTCCATTTGGTTTGACAGGAATTTGATCTCAAAGTTGACTGCTCGTAGCATTGTTTCATTCCCGACCTGTGTTGGGATTTTGGCCATAACTCTCAAACCGTAATTCGAAATCGCAATCTGTTTTCTCCTATGGCTTCGTATGGCTGTTTTTGATATCCTCaccaattttcttaattttctggGTTGTTGTGCTACTCCGTTTATGCTCTGCATCAAGACTGCATCAAGATAGATGAAGAAATTTAGGAGGTAGCAAGCACATGACAAGATTTGTTCGGTGTCACTGGCTGTAATATGTAATGAAGAAGAGGTCACAAAACTAGAGTTCTTCTTCAGAATGTGTGTAGGAAAATTCAGTGTTGTTAACATCATCAAAGGAGAGAAGATTTTTCTGTAAGGCagagaaagataacaaaaatctGTTTCAAGATAGCAACTTCAAGATAGGGTTTGGAGATCCCAAAATAGTCCGATCATGCTGAAACTTTGTGGGAAGCTTGATGCTATTACGAACTTGAGATCCAACGGTTGGATTGAAGTTTTGacggttggtttgtgatttatTCAAGCATCTTCAGTGTGTTTCCagcacagttttttttttctgaagttTCAGTTTTTACCAGTTCCGGTGGTGATATCAAAAGGAGGATCAAATGAATACAGAATGGAATGAAGCTTATGAAGTGCCAAAAAGAAGATTTGTCCCTTACAAGTGTCAAATAAAAGACTGTGTGGAGCCTTCATTCTGGTTTTAAAGAATCATGTGGCGTACAGAGTTAGgtgttcatcatcaacataataATGTGGTTCCATTGTGGGAGTTTGATGTGTCTGCAGAGTTTTGTGCTCTTTTGTGTTAGAAAGGAGTATCTTATGATGAAAAGAAGAGTTGTTTGCAGAAAGTATGAAGAAACAAGTAATGTTCTGTTTCAGGATTGTTTGAGGTTATATGGCTGCATGAGACTGGATGAGATCTTCTCACAAGGATGAAGAGAATGTTACTCGTGTAAAGACTGCAAGAGGGATGTGAGTGTTGCAAATCATTCATATGTGTCAAACATAGCAGTATGTTTTCAGTCTAGAGAAGCAATTCAGGGAATGAGTCTCATGGGTTTTTTGTATGATGTCAACGGTTGAAAGATCCGGATATCTAAAGCATCATGATCTTcacgaaaaaaaaatcacagattTTATCACTACTAAAAGAAGGTTTACAGAAGTGTCATGAGTTCAGAATTGGTTCGAGACTTGTCTTAAGAAAGCTGTAGGAGGTTTAAGTCTTAGAAAGCCTTTTGTTAAAGGGGGAAATACTGATGGATGCTGGTTATAAATGAGTAAGCTGCAAAAGTTGGTTAAAAGACAAGGCCATTGAGATAGAAACTCAGTTTGAAGACAAGGCAGTTGAACAGAAATAGTTGCAGTTTAATGATACACAAGTGTGTTTTGATTTAATACGTGAGCAGCCAAGCATGGGACAAATGTGATGCATTCGTGTAGGGGGAGTGTTATCCACCGTGTAACTCATGATGGATGTTGATCTTGGTTGTCATTTAAGCATGAGAGATTTGCATAAGAAGAGGGAGAATATGCCCCCAAAAGTATATGAAGAAGGAATACAAGATGTCAAAATACGGTCTAGCTCTCAAACACAATTAGAGGCAAAAGCAGGGGGAGAATTCACACATTTTTGGAATGGGGGAGTTTTCTGATCTGGTTTTAAGGACTTGATTTGAAGAATGGGTCTTGAGGACATGAACTGAATTAAaagaagtttcaagaatctgCAAATTTCAAGGTAATTCatgatgttaatataaaaatctCACTGGATCAGTTCGTGTGAGATAGCTACAAGAAAAGCTAGCAGCAAGTAGTGCACAGAAAAATCTAAAAGGTTATATTGGTTGCTATAATTTCTGGTGGAGTTTGTgttcgagatttttttttcatatggaTTCAGAAATGGATTATGAGGTGGAGATGTTTATGTCACAATTTCAAGGAGTATTCAAGGTTGCGCATGAGAAGGGATCATCTCAGGTTACCCAATTTCTCATGAATAAGTTTTTGAATTGTTCATGCAAATAAGTAGAGTACTCAAGGCTGAGAAGTGATGAGCAACACAACAGAGGATAGTTGCAGGGCTGCAGAAATTGCTTCCAGTAAAACAAGTAAAAGGAAATTCAAAGTTTATGCTTAGAAGATGGGTGCATTAAAGGCATGTTTAGCAACTGGTTAAATTCAAGACTGCGTAAGATGCTATGAAAAGATGAAGCACTTTAGATGGGTGAATTAAGATACTTGTGAATTGTTTTAACTGAGTTTGCACTCAAGCTGGGGGAGAAGAGAACGTCAAGTTTATTGTGAGGTAAGAGCAAATATTATGGGGGAGCTCTACTAGTGATTAGAGATTAAATAATgtgcttgagtatcaaactaagttaaaaagagggagaatgaagatgtcaTGATCTTTCAAGAATAATACATGATGTAGCATTAAAGTGAGAGATTGAAGGAGATTTAAAACTCAGTGATCaaggaagagattgaagatattGTGATGACTGGTTTTATAAGATGCACATAATTGAAAAGTCCATCATTAAGGGAGCGACTGAAGCTGGTTTTAAAAGGAGCATAGATTATAAAACTCAATCaccaagggagagattgaagatgttgtgttgactgaagttttataaggtttagaaCATATGGTGAAATCTCTAATAAGTGACTGTAATGGATGAGACATGGATACACAGATACATCATAGATGTCTCAGTGATGGTACAATAGTTAAGACAAAGACAATGGACAGAACTGACACAAAGGATGAAGTATTACTTAATACAAATGCTATTAGAGTTGATACAGAGGATGAAGTATTAAGTTGATTCAAGTACTGGTACACCAGACCTTAAGTAGCGCTTGGTGATCGTGCTGACACAGTTATTGACacaaagcagagaagaagataaggtgTTGAATCAAGAACTTTGCAGTTAGATATATCAGAGGAGCAGTTAGATGTATCAAACGTCTGAACCAGTTCTTGTACTAGTCGACGTTAATACaggaagtagtacaagaagctgaTTTAAAGAGTTTGAGTACATAATCTTAAGGCCGACTTGGACAATCTAAGTGGCGGCGGCTGAGCTGGATGAACACGATTCAAGATGGATCATGGAGAGAAactttcctatttgttgtataacaggaaattcctatttgttgtataataggaaaattgTCAATCTTAGGGGTTGTGCAATTGTTAATCTCCcaattcctatttgttgtataataggaaagttgcTAACCCTAGAGGTTGGGTAATTGATATAAATACCGAGAAGGCGTTTCATGAAGACTTGCGCGCTTCAAGGTAGTTtcgagagatgcacacaagataTGTGGTATCGCCCCATCaacaagatagagagatcttttgatggtattCATCTAGAAAAGAATGGTAGGCATAATAGTGCTTGTATCATATGCAGTTGTAATTgctatcttgttctagtggatttgttctggactaggtcccggggatgtaggaaaaaccgaaccccgttaacaaagcttgtgtgttatttactttatgCTCATACAACCACGATGTAGATCTTAACAAGACTTAGCCACAAATATGTGAAGGCTCCTAAATGGGAGAGTGATAGCGAAGGAACAATGATTAATGCCTTAGAGCCAATAAGTAGCGTGGGCGTTCGTATTGGTTTGGCTGGTTTTGTCGGCCTGCCGGGAGAGCGGGTTCCTGTGGTGTAAATTTAGAAACATTCGATTATGAAACTTGCCGACGAGAtcatttcttaatatatatattttacataattctAACATGATGCATTCTATGTTCAAAGTAGAGTAACTATAGTTAAAATCTCtaatatctattatatatttgaaCAACAATTTATGTTCAAAATTTAGCAAATTTATAATCTGAAACAAGTATTTCATGATATTGGTTTCAAATAATTCGAATCACTAAGTATTTCA contains:
- the LOC109128476 gene encoding uncharacterized protein LOC109128476: MGKGGNYVTVAASEVEELRRKNGEMEKAVEEMRKEMLQLWRRTQVAEEAEERLCSQLAELEAESLDQARDYHSRIIFLMNELSRLSSDSASASP